One part of the Eubalaena glacialis isolate mEubGla1 chromosome 19, mEubGla1.1.hap2.+ XY, whole genome shotgun sequence genome encodes these proteins:
- the C19H17orf99 gene encoding protein IL-40, with protein MRHAECGPREVAEPAAQEGRAASKIPKPPVQPAARHRDFLKLPGDSHRQPGLRIAGLKSRQEGRHAPTQGAPRGSGVEVASLKEVLARLAEGPTRQRHESPAAALLGRASHQQLREAGERLVRRSGHIHMQQTRNPGQPANFSFPLNQTSDWFRCQAENDVSVQHTPFTLVPPGELPQGPTFVLAGCLISVIAIFSWKLSWTKQIRC; from the exons ATGAGACACGCCGAGTGTGGGCCCCGGGAGGTAGCGGAGCCCGCTGCCCAAGAAGGCAGGGCTGCGTCCAAGATTCCCAAGCCTCCG GTGCAGCCAGCAGCCAGGCATCGGGACTTTCtaaagctcccaggtgactcTCACCGGCAGCCAGGGTTGAGGATTGCTGGCCTAAAGAGCCGTCAGGAGGGAAG GCACGCACCCACCCAGGGAGCACCCAGAGGCTCTGGAGTGGAGGTGGCCTCGCTCAAGGAAGTTCTTGCTCGCCTGGCTGAGGGCCCCACGCGGCAGAGGCATGAGAGTCCTGCCGCTGCTCTGCTTGGCCGCGCTAG CCACCAGCAGCTCCGCGAAGCAGGAGAAAG ACTGGTCAGGAGGAGCGGGCACATCCACATGCAGCAGACTCGGAACCCTGGGCAGCCAGCCAACTTCTCCTTCCCACTGAACCAGACGTCGGACTGGTTCCGGTGCCAGGCTGAAAACGACGTCAGCGTCCAGCACACTCCCTTCACACTGGTGCCCCCAG GAGAGCTGCCCCAGGGACCCACCTTCGTGCTGGCTGGCTGCCTCATCTCCGTCATAGCCATCTTTTCTTGGAAACTGAGCTGGACCAAGCAGATCAG atgctaa
- the TMC8 gene encoding transmembrane channel-like protein 8 isoform X1 produces MLRQWSVQAPGEPEPEPAGEELWEQEMERLCSSQEPVRVLPYAMVDKRFIRQLREPEGVKTSCWQQWRHRQQTARRRLGEAARRLARGCGLWEGALYEIGGLFGTGIQSYFTFLRFLLLLNLLTLLLTTSFVLLPLTWLRPPDRGPALNFTLQCPGGHQPQTGVPKFNNLLWNVLTGRAFNNTYLFYGAYRAGPESSSIYSIRLAYFLSPLACLLLCFCGILRRMVKGLPQKMFLGQDYRSPLSAKVFSSWDFCIQGQEAATIKKHEISNEFKVELEEGRHLLMVQHQTRAQRACHLLTYLRVNILIGLLVVGAISAIFWATKYSQDNKEESLFLLLQYLPPGVIALVNFLGPLLFVFLVQLENYPPNTEVNLTLIWCVVLKLASLGMFSFSLGQTVLCIGRNKTSCESYGYNACDYQCWEDSVGEELYKLSIFNFLLMVAFTFLVSLPRRLLVERFSGRFWAWLDREEFLLPKNVLDIVEGQTVTWMGLFYCPLLPLLNSIFIFLTFYIKKYTLLRNSRASPRPFRASSSIFFFQLVLILGLLLAAAPLGYVVSSIRSSWDCGLFTNYSAPWQVVPELVALRLPPPSQRILHYLGSHAFSFPLLILLSLVLTVCVSQSQASARAIRGLRKQLVWQVQEKWHLVDDLSRLLPEPGSGDSLGPESPHSRGSRPRSLCPGFPCPGSPGPRPPRPEPSLEDPAGLRGVPVPARRCRFPSGSEL; encoded by the exons ATGCTGAGGCAGTGGTCGGTGCAGGCCCCAGGGGAGCCAGAACCTGAGCCGGCGGGCGAGGAGCTGTGGGAGCAGGAGATGGAGCGGCTGTGCTCCTCCCAGGAACCTGTGCGGGTGCTGCCCTACGCCATGGTGGACAAGCGCTTCATCCG GCAGCTGCGGGAGCCCGAGGGGGTGAAGACCTCGTGCTGGCAGCAGTGGCGTCACAGGCAGCAGACTGCAAGACGGCGCCTGGGGGAGGCAGCACGGCGGCTGGCCCGGGGCTGTGGGCTCTGGGAGGGGGCTCTCTACGAGATTGGGG GCCTCTTTGGCACCGGAATCCAGTCGTACTTCACCTTTCTTCGCTTCCTGCTGCTGCTTAACCTGCTGACTCTACTTCTGACCACCAGCTTCGTCCTGCTGCCCCTGACCTGGCTCCGCCCCCCTGACAGAGGACCTGCTCTGAACTTCA CCCTCCAGTGTCCTGGTGGCCACCAACCCCAGACTGGTGTTCCCAAGTTCAACAATCTACTTTGGAATGTTTTAACCGGCAGG GCCTTCAACAACACCTATCTCTTTTATGGCGCGTACCGAGCGGGGCCTGAGAGCAGCTCAATATACAGCATCCGCCTGGCCTACTTCCTGAGCCCACTGGCCTGCCTGCTCCTCTGCTTCTGTGGGATTCTACGGCG gATGGTGAAGGGGCTGCCACAGAAGATGTTCCTGGGCCAGGACTACAGGTCACCTCTCAGCGCCAAGGTCTTCTCTTCCTGGGACTTCTGCATCCAGGGGCAGGAGGCAGCCACCATCAAGAAGCATGAGATCAGCAACGAGTTCAAG GTGGAGCTGGAGGAGGGGCGTCACTTGCTGATGGTGCAGCATCAGACCCGGGCTCAGAGGGCCTGCCACCTGCTCACCTACCTGCGGGTCAACATCCTCATCGGGCTCCTGGTGGTTGGGGCCATCAGTGCTATCTTCTGGGCCACCAAGTACTCGCAGGACAACAAGGAG GAGTCCCTGTTCCTGCTGCTCCAGTACCTGCCCCCTGGGGTCATCGCCCTGGTCAACTTTCTGGGTCCCCTGCTGTTTGTTTTCCTGGTCCAGCTGGAAAACTACCCTCCCAACACTGAGGTCAACCTCACCCTTATCTG GTGTGTGGTGTTGAAGCTGGCCAGCCTGGGAATGTTCTCCTTCTCGCTGGGCCAGACTGTGCTGTGCATCGGCAGAAACAAGACCAGCTGTGAGTCCTACGGCTACAACGCATGTGACTACCAG TGCTGGGAGGACTCGGTGGGGGAGGAGCTGTACAAACTCAGCATCTTCAACTTCCTCCTCATGGTGGCCTTCACCTTCCTTGTCAGCCTGCCTAGGAG gctgctgGTGGAGCGGTTCTCGGGCCGGTTCTGGGCCTGGCTGGACCGGGAGGAGTTCCTGCTGCCCAAGAACGTGCTGGACATCGTGGAGGGACAGACGGTCACCTGGATGGGCCTCTTCTACTGCCCCCTGCTGCCCCTGCTCAACAGCATCTTCATCTTCCTCACCTTCTACATCAAGAAG TACACCCTGCTGAGGAACTCCAGGGCATCCCCTCGGCCATTCCGCGCCTCCAGCTCCATCTTCTTCTTCCAGCTGGTGCTCATCCTGGGCCTGCTCCTGGCCGCTGCGCCCCTGGGCTATGTGGTCAGCAG CATCCGCTCCTCCTGGGACTGTGGCCTCTTCACCAACTACTCAGCCCCCTGGCAGGTGGTCCCAGAGCTGGTGGCCCTCCGGCTCCCACCCCCTAGCCAGCGCATCCTGCACTACCTGGGCTCCCATGCCTTCAGCTTCCCCCTCCTCATCCTGCTCAG CCTTGTCCTGACCGTGTGCGTCTCCCAGTCCCAGGCCAGCGCGAGGGCCATCCGGGGGCTCCGGAAGCAACTGGTGTGG CAAGTGCAGGAGAAGTGGCACCTGGTGGATGACCTGTCGCGGCTGCTGCCGGAGCCGGGCTCCGGCGACTCTCTGGGGCCTGAGTCCCCTCACTCCCGAGGTTCGCGCCCGAGATCCTTGTGCCCCGGATTCCCGTGCCCGGGCTCCCCGGGACCCAGGCCCCCCCGGCCGGAACCCTCCCTTGAGGATCCCGCCGGGTTGCGCGGTGTCCCGGTCCCCGCCCGTAGATGCCGCTTCCCCAGCGGTTCGGAGCTGTAG
- the TMC8 gene encoding transmembrane channel-like protein 8 isoform X2 has translation MLRQWSVQAPGEPEPEPAGEELWEQEMERLCSSQEPVRVLPYAMVDKRFIRQLREPEGVKTSCWQQWRHRQQTARRRLGEAARRLARGCGLWEGALYEIGGLFGTGIQSYFTFLRFLLLLNLLTLLLTTSFVLLPLTWLRPPDRGPALNFTLQCPGGHQPQTGVPKFNNLLWNVLTGRAFNNTYLFYGAYRAGPESSSIYSIRLAYFLSPLACLLLCFCGILRRMVKGLPQKMFLGQDYRSPLSAKVFSSWDFCIQGQEAATIKKHEISNEFKVELEEGRHLLMVQHQTRAQRACHLLTYLRVNILIGLLVVGAISAIFWATKYSQDNKEESLFLLLQYLPPGVIALVNFLGPLLFVFLVQLENYPPNTEVNLTLIWCVVLKLASLGMFSFSLGQTVLCIGRNKTSCESYGYNACDYQCWEDSVGEELYKLSIFNFLLMVAFTFLVSLPRRLLVERFSGRFWAWLDREEFLLPKNVLDIVEGQTVTWMGLFYCPLLPLLNSIFIFLTFYIKKLVLILGLLLAAAPLGYVVSSIRSSWDCGLFTNYSAPWQVVPELVALRLPPPSQRILHYLGSHAFSFPLLILLSLVLTVCVSQSQASARAIRGLRKQLVWQVQEKWHLVDDLSRLLPEPGSGDSLGPESPHSRGSRPRSLCPGFPCPGSPGPRPPRPEPSLEDPAGLRGVPVPARRCRFPSGSEL, from the exons ATGCTGAGGCAGTGGTCGGTGCAGGCCCCAGGGGAGCCAGAACCTGAGCCGGCGGGCGAGGAGCTGTGGGAGCAGGAGATGGAGCGGCTGTGCTCCTCCCAGGAACCTGTGCGGGTGCTGCCCTACGCCATGGTGGACAAGCGCTTCATCCG GCAGCTGCGGGAGCCCGAGGGGGTGAAGACCTCGTGCTGGCAGCAGTGGCGTCACAGGCAGCAGACTGCAAGACGGCGCCTGGGGGAGGCAGCACGGCGGCTGGCCCGGGGCTGTGGGCTCTGGGAGGGGGCTCTCTACGAGATTGGGG GCCTCTTTGGCACCGGAATCCAGTCGTACTTCACCTTTCTTCGCTTCCTGCTGCTGCTTAACCTGCTGACTCTACTTCTGACCACCAGCTTCGTCCTGCTGCCCCTGACCTGGCTCCGCCCCCCTGACAGAGGACCTGCTCTGAACTTCA CCCTCCAGTGTCCTGGTGGCCACCAACCCCAGACTGGTGTTCCCAAGTTCAACAATCTACTTTGGAATGTTTTAACCGGCAGG GCCTTCAACAACACCTATCTCTTTTATGGCGCGTACCGAGCGGGGCCTGAGAGCAGCTCAATATACAGCATCCGCCTGGCCTACTTCCTGAGCCCACTGGCCTGCCTGCTCCTCTGCTTCTGTGGGATTCTACGGCG gATGGTGAAGGGGCTGCCACAGAAGATGTTCCTGGGCCAGGACTACAGGTCACCTCTCAGCGCCAAGGTCTTCTCTTCCTGGGACTTCTGCATCCAGGGGCAGGAGGCAGCCACCATCAAGAAGCATGAGATCAGCAACGAGTTCAAG GTGGAGCTGGAGGAGGGGCGTCACTTGCTGATGGTGCAGCATCAGACCCGGGCTCAGAGGGCCTGCCACCTGCTCACCTACCTGCGGGTCAACATCCTCATCGGGCTCCTGGTGGTTGGGGCCATCAGTGCTATCTTCTGGGCCACCAAGTACTCGCAGGACAACAAGGAG GAGTCCCTGTTCCTGCTGCTCCAGTACCTGCCCCCTGGGGTCATCGCCCTGGTCAACTTTCTGGGTCCCCTGCTGTTTGTTTTCCTGGTCCAGCTGGAAAACTACCCTCCCAACACTGAGGTCAACCTCACCCTTATCTG GTGTGTGGTGTTGAAGCTGGCCAGCCTGGGAATGTTCTCCTTCTCGCTGGGCCAGACTGTGCTGTGCATCGGCAGAAACAAGACCAGCTGTGAGTCCTACGGCTACAACGCATGTGACTACCAG TGCTGGGAGGACTCGGTGGGGGAGGAGCTGTACAAACTCAGCATCTTCAACTTCCTCCTCATGGTGGCCTTCACCTTCCTTGTCAGCCTGCCTAGGAG gctgctgGTGGAGCGGTTCTCGGGCCGGTTCTGGGCCTGGCTGGACCGGGAGGAGTTCCTGCTGCCCAAGAACGTGCTGGACATCGTGGAGGGACAGACGGTCACCTGGATGGGCCTCTTCTACTGCCCCCTGCTGCCCCTGCTCAACAGCATCTTCATCTTCCTCACCTTCTACATCAAGAAG CTGGTGCTCATCCTGGGCCTGCTCCTGGCCGCTGCGCCCCTGGGCTATGTGGTCAGCAG CATCCGCTCCTCCTGGGACTGTGGCCTCTTCACCAACTACTCAGCCCCCTGGCAGGTGGTCCCAGAGCTGGTGGCCCTCCGGCTCCCACCCCCTAGCCAGCGCATCCTGCACTACCTGGGCTCCCATGCCTTCAGCTTCCCCCTCCTCATCCTGCTCAG CCTTGTCCTGACCGTGTGCGTCTCCCAGTCCCAGGCCAGCGCGAGGGCCATCCGGGGGCTCCGGAAGCAACTGGTGTGG CAAGTGCAGGAGAAGTGGCACCTGGTGGATGACCTGTCGCGGCTGCTGCCGGAGCCGGGCTCCGGCGACTCTCTGGGGCCTGAGTCCCCTCACTCCCGAGGTTCGCGCCCGAGATCCTTGTGCCCCGGATTCCCGTGCCCGGGCTCCCCGGGACCCAGGCCCCCCCGGCCGGAACCCTCCCTTGAGGATCCCGCCGGGTTGCGCGGTGTCCCGGTCCCCGCCCGTAGATGCCGCTTCCCCAGCGGTTCGGAGCTGTAG